From Oryza sativa Japonica Group chromosome 4, ASM3414082v1, one genomic window encodes:
- the LOC4336918 gene encoding uncharacterized membrane protein At1g16860: MGSRFPSHQLSNGLYVSGRPEQPKEKAPTICSTAMPYTGGDIKKSGELGKMFELHAVKSRKSGPLSNAPSRNASFGGAASNSGPVPNAGDRSNYSGSLSSSVPGASGSARAKSSSGPLNKHGEPVKRSSGPQSGGVTPMARQNSGPLPPMLPTTGLITSGPITSGPLNSSGAQRKVSGPLDSAASKKTRATSFSHNQAVTKITTEDSYSITGSLSKLILGAVGVLFVLGLIAGILILSAVHNAILLIVVLVLFGFVAALFIWNACWARRGVIGFVDRYSDADLRTAKDGQYIKVTGVVTCGNFPLESSYQRVPRCVYTSTTLHEYRGWDSKAANTQHHRFTWGLRSMEQHAVDFYISDFQSGLRALVKAGYGARVTPFVDESVIIDIDPDNKDMSPEFRRWLRERNLSSDDRIMRLKEGYIKEGSTVSVMGVVQKNDNVLMIVPPPEPISTGCQWAKCVLPRDLYGLVLRCEDTSNIDVIAV, translated from the exons ATGGGTTCGAGGTTTCCATCGCATCAGCTTAGCAATGGCCTGTATGTGTCTGGCCGACCTGAGCAACCGAAGGAGAAGGCCCCAACCATTTGTTCCACTGCCATGCCATACACTGGTGGTGATATAAAAAAATCTGGAGAGCTTGGGAAGATGTTTGAGCTCCACGCTGTCAAGTCAAGAAAATCTGGTCCACTGAGCAATGCACCTTCGAGGAATGCGTCATTTGGAGGTGCTGCATCAAACTCTGGACCTGTCCCTAATGCCGGGGATCGGTCCAACTACTCTGGTTCTCTATCATCTTCAGTTCCTGGTGCTAGTGGATCAGCAAGAGCAAAATCTAGCTCCGGACCTCTCAATAAGCATGGAGAACCAGTAAAGAGATCATCAGGTCCTCAGTCTGGAGGAGTGACCCCAATGGCGCGGCAGAATTCTGGCCCTCTCCCTCCTATGCTTCCTACAACTGGACTTATCACATCTGGGCCTATCACATCGGGGCCACTGAATTCGTCTGGTGCTCAAAGGAAAGTATCTGGACCTCTTGATTCTGCTGCATCCAAGAAGACGCGGGCCACATCCTTTTCTCATAACCAGGCTGTTACTAAAATCACCACAGAAGACAGTTACTCAATCACAGGAAGCCTTTCGAAGCTAATACTCGGGGCAGTGGGTGTGCTCTTTGTGTTGGGGCTCATAGCAGGCATCTTGATTCTTAGTGCTGTTCACAATGCAATTCTTCTGATAGTTGTTCTGGTGCTGTTTGGTTTTGTTGCTGCACTTTTCATTTGGAATGCTTGCTGGGCAAGGAGAGGTGTGATTGGGTTTGTGGATCGCTATTCTGATGCTGATCTAAGAACTGCTAAAGATGGACAGTATATCAAGGTTACAGGG GTTGTTACTTGTGGAAATTTCCCTCTCGAGTCCTCGTATCAAAGGGTTCCAAGATGTGTGTACACTTCAACTACCTTACATGAATATAGGGGTTGGGACTCAAAAGCTGCCAACACCCAGCATCACCGGTTTACCTGGGGATTACGGTCAATGGAG CAACACGCAGTGGATTTCTACATCTCAGATTTTCAATCTGGGCTCCGGGCATTGGTGAAAGCAGGATATGGTGCTCGAGTGACCCCATTCGTGGATGAATCTGTCATTATTGACATTGATCCTGACAACAAAGACATGTCCCCTGAATTTCGAAGATGGCTGCGGGAAAGGAATCTCTCAAGTGATGATCGGATAATGCGCCTAAAAGAAGG ATACATTAAGGAAGGCAGCACCGTGAGTGTGATGGGGGTTGTTCAAAAGAATGACAACGTGTTGATGATTGTTCCTCCACCAGAGCCCATCTCTACTGGTTGCCAGTGGGCCAAGTGTGTCCTCCCAAGGGACCTTTATGGATTAGTCCTGAGATGTGAAGATACCTCAAATATCGATGTCATAGCGGTTTAG
- the LOC9269006 gene encoding putative DNA ligase 4 — protein sequence MAATVRFGLLVAMFQAMSRDRTAAKKRARLRALLDRAYGPGGRDDYFSALRLVLPGLDRERGSYGLKEAALASVLVDALGIAKDSPDAVRLTNWRRGGGFRNAGNFALVAAEVLQRRQGMTSGGLTIKEVNDALDRLAATENRSEKASILSSLIKKTNALEMKWLLMIILKDLKLGISEKSVFHEFHPDAEDLFNVTCDLRLVCEKLNDRSQRHKRQDIEVGKAVRPQLSMRVNNASSAWKKLHGKQVVAECKFDGDRIQIHKNGEEIHFFSRSFLDHSEYAPGMSKVIIENILVDRCILDGEMLVWDTVLNRFAEFGSNQEIAKAAKEGLETDRQLCYVAFDILYAGDTSVIHQSLTERHEILQKVVRPLKGHLEILVPTGGLNIHRPPDEPCWSILAHSLDDVEKFFKDTVDNREEGIILKDLESKWEPGDRSGKWLKLKPDYIHAGADLDVIIIGGYYGSGRRGGEVAQFLVGLAVPSDDNSYPKRFLSFCRVGTGLSDEELDALVTKLKPHFRKNEYPKKPPRFYEVTNHSKERPDVWIESPDKSVIISITSDIRTIKSEVFAAPYSLRFPRIQRLRYDKPWHECLDVQAFVDIVHSSNGTTHRAADDDNDLKNVKVKQPRTNKKGEKKNVSIIPSHLMKTDISGLKGETLIFANTMFYFVNIPPSYNLDYFHKLVVENGGSFSMNLNDSVTHCIAAEKKGIKYQAATRQGRIIHYSWILDCCKEKRLLHLQPKYILFLADFARHKFPEEIDSYADYFYWDIDISDLKQIFSNMDRAVVDSNMVHHYKKKYCADERFCFFQGCCVYFYHAPLVNADYNVISDLALKRVKQDLTMHGGQVCSILAPATHLIIVSVLQAYNFDMLYKSLPPAERRYLHDKRLQVVSNKWLEDSVEKQTRLPETTYSLKPDTLEEIEIERSEETVQPCNDKLEENEKADTSHVKHAPRKRGRPSSSASRTAKPAPRPVRRTRARRGNQHAKIDDVEPEESDHGETGLDDQIPDTDNISKMEVDSFDKDQVSARPVRRTRARRGKQHAKIDYGQSEESDPGETGQDDQRLDADYISKMEEDSSDRDQGAHPTAPRVVRRSRAQRGKWLAKIDRETGPGETGQDDKKLNADSISKMEEHAHDKDQEPPPGAQLITLDEQEPKGIKSSTTETPSSPKHERNQTVLRRDTAETTSSATCEKMEQMVDPLHAMLLDMIPSLGQMKTDVGNRVAEAKAETNPPWVGSSTSSYVAPVPQASASSASSSGVPAPHAGSSTQSTGVPAPDPTAGAPKKKKVSYKDVAGALLKDW from the exons atggcggcgacggtgcggtTCGGGCTGCTGGTGGCGATGTTCCAGGCCATGTCGCGGGACCGCACGGCGGCGAAGAAGCGGGCGCGGCTCCGCGCGCTCCTCGACCGCGCCTACGGGCCCGGCGGCAGGGACGACTACTTCAGCGCGCTCCGCCTCGTGCTCCCGGGGCTCGACCGCGAGCGCGGCTCGTACGGGCTCAAGGaggccgcgctcgcctccgtcCTCGTCGACGCCCTCGGGATAGCCAAGGACTCGCCCGACGCCGTGCGGCTCACCAACtggcggcgcgggggcggcTTCCGCAACGCCGGCAACTTCGCACTCGTCGCCGCTGAG GTGCTACAGCGGAGACAAGGAATGACTTCTGGGGGATTGACAATAAAAGAGGTGAATGACGCACTTGATCGCCTGGCTGCAACTGAGAATAG GTCTGAGAAGGCTTCGATTCTTTCTAGTCTGATCAAGAAAACCAATGCCCTTGAAATGAAGTGGCTCTTGATGATTATTCTGAAAG ATTTGAAATTGGGGATCAGTGAGAAGAGCGTATTTCATGAGTTCCATCCTGATGCTGAAGACTTGTTCAATGTCACTTGTGACCTGAGATTGGTCTGTGAAAAGCTTAATGATCGAAGTCAGAGGCATAAGCGCCAG GATATAGAAGTGGGGAAGGCTGTCAGGCCTCAGCTATCTATGAGAGTCAATAATGCCTCATCTGCTTGGAAGAAg CTTCACGGAAAACAAGTGGTTGCTGAGTGCAAATTTGACGGTGACCGTATTCAAATTCACAAGAATGGGGAAGAGATTCATTTCTTCTCAAG GAGCTTTCTTGATCACTCAGAATATGCACCTGGAATGTCCAAAGTTATTATAGAAAATATCTTGGTTGACAG GTGTATTTTGGATGGAGAAATGCTTGTTTGGGATACTGTGCTTAATCGGTTTGCAGAATTTGGATCAAACCAGGAAATAG CAAAGGCCGCAAAGGAGGGGCTGGAGACTGATCGACAG TTGTGCT ATGTTGCTTTTGACATTCTTTATGCTGGAGACACCAGTGTTATCCACCAAAGTTTGACAGAGCGGCATGAAATTCTGCAGAAGGTTGTCAGACCTTTGAAGGGCCATCTGGAAATATTAGTTCCAACAGGTGGCCTGAACATCCATCGTCCGCCAG ATGAACCATGCTGGTCCATTTTGGCACATagtcttgatgatgtggagaaATTCTTCAAGGACACTGTTGATAATAG AGAAGAGGGAATTATACTAAAGGACCTTGAGTCCAAATGGGAACCTGGTGACCGGAGTGGAAAGTGGCTTAAATTAAAGCCTGATTATATACATGCTGGTGCTGATCTTGATGTTATTATTATAG GTGGGTATTATGGCTCAGGACGTCGAGGAGGAGAG GTTGCCCAGTTTTTAGTTGGTCTTGCAGTGCCTTCTGACGACAATAGTTATCCCAAAAG atttctttctttttgccgAGTCGGTACTGGTCTTTCTGATGAAGAGCTTGACGCTCTTGTCACCAAATTGAAGCCTCATTTCAG GAAAAATGAATACCCCAAAAAACCACCAAGATTTTATGAAGTGACAAACCATTCAAAGGAGAGGCCAGATGTTTGGATAGAAAGCCCTGATAA GTCAGTCATAATATCCATAACAAGCGATATTCGAACAATCAAATCTGAG GTATTTGCTGCCCCATACAGCTTAAGGTTCCCCCGCATTCAACGGTTGAGATACGATAAGCCATGGCACGAGTGCCTTGATGTTCAGG CATTTGTGGACATCGTACATTCAAGTAATGGGACAACTCACAGGGCGGCAGATGATGATAATGATCTGAAGAATGTTAAGGTAAAACAACCGAGAACAaacaaaaagggggagaaaaagaATGTGTCAATCATCCCTTCACATCTTATGAAGACTGACATCTCAGGCCTAAAGGGAGAAACACTTATATTTGCAAATACAATGTTTT ATTTTGTCAACATACCTCCATCATATAATCTCGACTATTTTCATAAACTGGTTGTGGAGAATGGCGGATCTTTCTCGATGAATCTTAATGACTCAGTTACTCATTGCATAGCAGCGGAGAAAAAAG GTATCAAATATCAGGCAGCCACACGGCAGGGAAGGATCATTCATTATTCCTGGATCTTAGACTGTTGCAAGGAAAAACGCCTTCTTCATTTGCAGCCTAA GTATATCCTCTTTCTTGCAGATTTTGCAAGGCACAAATTTCCTGAAGAGATCGACTCATATGCCGACTATTTCTACTGGGACATTGATATTTCTGACCTCAAGCAG ATTTTCAGCAATATGGACAGAGCTGTTGTTGATTCAAACATGGTACACCACTACAAAAAGAAGTATTGCGCAGATGAGAGATTCTGCTTCTTCCAGGGTTGCTGTGTCTACTTCTATCATGCACCCTTGGT GAATGCGGACTACAATGTAATATCTGATCTTGCACtcaagagagtgaagcaggacCTTACCATGCATGGTGGTCAAGTGTGCAGCATTCTTGCTCCCGCTACTCATTTGATTATAGTTTCAGTTCTACAAGCCTACAATTTTGACATGCTGTACAAGAG CCTCCCTCCTGCCGAGAGGCGTTATCTACATGACAAAAGATTGCAGGTTGTCAGTAACAAGTGGTTGGAAGATTCAGTGGAAAAACAAACAAGGCTGCCTGAAACCACTTACAGCCTTAAACCGGATACACTAGAAGAAATAGAAATTGAACGAAG TGAGGAAACTGTTCAGCCTTGTAATGACAAGCTTGAGGAAAATGAGAAGGCTGATACATCTCATGTTAAGCATGCACCAAGGAAAAGGGGAAGGCCATCCAGTAGTGCCTCAAGAACTGCAAAGCCTGCTCCTAGACCAGTCCGAAGAACAAGAGCTAGAAGAGGAAATCAACATGCAAAAATAGATGATGTTGAGCCTGAAGAAAGTGACCATGGTGAAACAGGTCTAGATGATCAAATACCAGACACAGATAACATCTCTAAAATGGAAGTAGATAGCTTTGACAAAGACCAAGTTTCTGCTAGACCAGTCCGAAGAACAAGGGCTAGGAGAGGAAAACAGCATGCCAAAATCGATTATGGTCAATCTGAAGAAAGTGATCCTGGTGAAACAGGACAGGATGATCAAAGGTTGGATGCAGATTACATCTCTAAGATGGAAGAAGATAGCAGTGACAGAGACCAGGGGGCACATCCAACCGCTCCTAGAGTGGTCCGAAGATCAAGGGCTCAAAGAGGAAAGTGGCTTGCAAAGATAGATCGTGAAACAGGTCCTGGTGAAACAGGTCAAGATGATAAGAAGTTGAACGCAGATTCCATCTCTAAGATGGAAGAACATGCCCATGACAAGGATCAAGAACCACCTCCAGGTGCCCAGCTTATCACATTGGATGAGCAGGAGCCCAAAGGAATCAAATCGAGTACCACGGAGACACCAAGCAGCCCAAAACACGAACGCAACCAAACAGTTCTTAGAAGAGACACCGCTGAAACAACGAGTAGCGCAACGTGCGAGAAGATGGAACAGATGGTTGATCCGCTGCACGCAATGCTCCTGGACATGATTCCATCGCTTGGCCAGATGAAGACGGACGTTGGTAACAGGGTTGCCGAAGCCAAAGCTGAGACGAATCCACCTTGGGTAGGAAGCTCCACATCCAGTTACGTGGCTCCAGTGCCACAGGCCTCAGCGAGTTCTGCATCCAGTTCTGGTGTTCCGGCACCACACGCAGGAAGCTCCACACAGAGTACCGGGGTTCCAGCCCCAGATCCAACTGCTGGTgctccaaagaagaaaaaggtCAGTTACAAGGACGTCGCCGGTGCACTTCTGAAGGATTGGTGA